In the genome of Streptomyces sp. NBC_00433, the window CCCGGACCGCAGGTGCCTGACGACGCGCACGTCCCGCTCCGCGGTCGCCGACGTGACGGTGACCGTGCCGGGCCGGGCGGAGGGAATCGAGCAGCGCCTACGACCGGACATGGCTGAGACCTCCTCGGTTTCCGAACTCGGCGGCTCCAGATTGCGCGTCGCGGCCACCCCTGTCAACTGATACGCGAAATCCGTTTCATGTTTTGCATCGCGTGAATCCCACGTCGTACGATGACGCAATGGACGACACCGCCAGCCCGAGGACCGGATGGACATTCCTGACGAACCACGCCCGCGTTCTGGCGGCCATCGCCCGTGATCCGGACATCCGCGTCCGCGACATCGCCGGGCGCTGCATGCTGACGGAGCGCGCCGTGCAGAAGATCATCGCGGACCTGGAGTCGGACGGGTATCTCACCCACACCCGCACCGGCCGCACCAACACCTACGAGATCCCCGGCGGCACATCGCTGCGCCACCCCGCCGACGCGGGCCCGACGGTGGCCGCGCTGCTGGCCCTGCTCTCCCTGGACCCGGGCGAGAAGTCCTCCTCCTGACGGGCGCCCGGTCTGCGCGCGGAGGCCGCCCTCGCGCGGCGCCCCGGGGTCAGTCCAGAGTGCTGCCCGACACGTCCGGCTTCCCCGCGCCGAGGAAGAAGACACCGGGATAGCCGGCGGTGGAGAAGCCGTGGCTGGGGTTGGCGTGCAGGGTCGACCGGCGCACCGCCAGGGTGCCGCTGCGGTCGTTGCTGACGAAGAAGAAGGCGCCGCCGCCCTCCTTGGCGTCGTTGTGCGCGATGAGCGAGCCCTCGACGCGGACGGTGTAGAGGTTGCCGTCGGTGTAGACCGCGCCGCCGCTGCCGCCGCCGGGGGTGCCGCCGCGGGCCGGGTTGGCGCCGCTGCCCACCGCCGAGTTGTAGGTGATGACGCTGTTGAGCACCACCCACGACACCCCGATGCTGCTGAGCGCGCCGCCGTTGGAGCAGGAGCCGCCCTGGCCGGCCGCACCGCCGAAGGTGCTCGCCGTGATGTAGACGGGCAGGCCGTGGTATTGGTCGAGGACGCGGATCGCCGCACCGCCGAGGTCCGGTCCGCTGCGGTCGCAGCGGTTGCGCACGAAGCGGTCGTTGACGGCCTTGAAGCGGCCGCCGCGGACGAGGATCGCGCCGCCGCCACCGCCTTCCGCCGTCTCGCCGGTCGAGTCGCCGTCGGCGAAGGTCAGGTTCTGCACGGTCAGTTCGGGTGTGCTCTGGTCCTGGCAGTGCGAGGTCGTCCACCCCTGCGCCTGGTCGCAGGTGTCCAGGTAGAGGATGCGCCGTCGTCCGCCGCCGCTGAGGGTGACCTTCCCGCCGCCGTCGAGGACGACGCGGGCCGAGGCGTTGCGCACCTTGGCCGTCGCCTTCATGGTGATCACCACCGGACGCGGCCCGCAGTCGAAGGTGATGACGCCGCCCGCGGCGACCGCGGCCACCACGGCGGCCGACGTGCAGCTCGCGGCGGTCCCGCTGCCCACCGTCCTGGTCGGCTTCGAGGTGTCGACCGCCCGTGCGGCGGCGGGCACCGCCGCGTGCCCGTCCGGATTGCCGGCGGGGGCGGGGGCGGGCGGCGCCGGCTTGGGCGCGGTGGTGCCGGGGGCGGGCTTGGGCCGGTGGGTGCTGGCCGTGGTCGCCGAGGGCGCGGCACTCGCGGTGGCCGGGGCGGCCGTCGCGGACGGGGACGGTGACGGCGGCGCCGCGGTGTCCCCGTTTCCGCTACCGGAGCCACCGCAGCCTGTCAGCAGGGCGCCGGCCAGCAGGCCGGCGAGTACGCATATCGCAGCGGGCGTTGAACGCATCGCCCGATGCTATGTGCTCGCCGCGCGCGGCCCGCCACCGGCCGAGGGCGCCGCGTCCGGGGCGGTCTGAGTACGGGTGCTCATGCGCCGCCCGGCCCGGCCGGGCATGCTGCGTTCGGGACACGGAGTCCGATACGCCGACGAGTGCCGGGGGGCATCATGAGTGACCGTTTTCGACCGCCGGGGGCTTCCGGCCCGGCGCGTCCTGGCCCGGACGGCCGCGGGGCCGGGCGGACCCCGGCGCGGACCGCGTGGACATGCCTGGGGGCGCTGCTGTCCGTGGTGCTGGTGGTGTCAGGGCTGGTCCTCGTCGGCTTCATCGTGCTGGTCGTGGTCGGCATGAACAGCTTCGGGTCGAACAAATGACGCGGCCGGTGGAGCGCCGGCTGCGGACGCCGGCGAACCGGCTGCGGACGCTTCTCGCGGTGGCCAGGCCGCCGGTCTTCCTGCTCCTCGCCGTCTACACCGCGCTCGGGCTGGCCGGGGCCGGGCACCCGGAGGACCGCCTGCTGCTGGGCCGCGCGCTGGTGCCCGTCGCCGCCTTCCTGATGTTCTCGGTGGCGGTCAACGACCTCGCCGACGAGCGGATCGACCGGGTCAACCTGCCGGGCGACCCGCGCCGGCCGCTGGTCGGGGCGGGCGCGCTGCGCGCGGAGATGACGGCGGTCGCGGTGGTCTGCGCGGCCGTCGCCACGGCCGGCGGCTTCCTGCTCGGCCTCGGGCCGGGCCTGGTGGTCACCGCCGGGCTCCTGCTGAGCGCCGGCTATTCGCTGCGGCCGGTCCGGCTGTCCGACCGCGGCGCGGTGGCGGCCCTCGTGCTGCCCGGCTGCTATGTCGCGGTCCCCTATCTGCTGGGGTGGCTGGCGACGGCGCCACCGCCGCACGGCCGGGGGCTGCTGCTGCCGGCCGGGCTCTACGTCGGCTTCGTCGGCCGCATCCTGCTCAAGGACTTCCGCGACGTGCGGGGCGACGCGCTGTTCGGCAAGCGCACCTTCCTGGTCCGCCACGGCAGGGTCTGGACCTGCCGTTTCAGCGCGGCGGGCTGGACGGTGGGCTGCGCCCTCATGCTCGCCGGCGCCCCGTCGCCCGCACCGGCGCTGGTCGCGGTGTCGGCCGTCCAGCTCGTGACGGTCCTGTGGCTGCTGCGCCGGCTCGCGGCGGAGGCCCATCCGCGCCGCGAGGCGCTGCTGATCACGGCGGCGGCGATCCTCGGCCGCGGGACGCTGCTCGCGCTGCTGGCCCACGAGTCGATGCTTCCGCTGGGCTGGTCGCCCCTGGCGTGCGGCGCGGCGCAGGCCGCGCTGCTGGCGCTGACGCTCGGCCAGGCAAGCGTGATGCTCCGCCACGGTCCGCTGGTCCGGCTGTCCGTGCCGGTGTCCGGACGACCGGTCGTCGAGGGCGCGTCCCGGACCGCCGGGGTCTGACCCCGGCGGCGGCAGGGGCGGACGCGTACGGGCCGCCGCCCCCGTGGGACGGCGGCCCGCGGCGGGTGGGGTCAGGACTTCCAGGCCTGGAATTCCGAGAGCTGGCCCGCCGGCCAGCCCGAGTTGGCCGTGACGGTCACCCGGAGGTAGCGCTGGGTGGTCGCGGGGAAGGTGACGGTGACGGTGTTGTCGGCCGCCGGGTCGAAGGTGTAAGTCGCGGCCGCCTTGACGGTGGTCAGGGTGGAGCCGTCCGTGCTGCCCTGGAGGGACAGCGTCTGGGTGCGGGCGCCCCAGCCGGCCGGCAGCCGGAGCACGACGCGGGAGACGCTCTGCGCCGAGCCGAGGTCGACCTGGACCCACTGCGGGAAGGCGTTGTTGGCGCTCTCCCAGTAGCTGGAGCGGTCCGCGTCCGTCACGTTGGCGGCGGAGTAGGTCTGGTTGTGGCTGGACTCGCTGGTGGCGCGGCCCGCGGCGAGGTCGGTGGCGGGGGTGGTGCCGCCGGAGGCGGCGAAGGCCGCGCTGTTGAGGTTCCAGCCGCCGTTGTCCTGGTTGAGCGTCAGGACCTGGCGGCCCGCGGGGAGGGTGACGGTGGTGGTGGCGGTGGCCCAGTTCTGCCAGCCGCCGGTGGCCGCCAGGTTCACCGCGCCGCTGAGGTCGGCGCCCGAGGCGTCGGACAGGTGCAGGGCGCCGGTGACCGCGGCTGGCGCCGCCACCCGCAGGCCGACGGTGTACGTACCGGCGGAGGCGACGTTCACGGTGTAGCGGAACCACTGCCCGCCGCTGGTCCAGCCCAGGTTGTAGCCGCCGCCGGTGTCGGAGGTGGCCTCCAGGTCGATG includes:
- a CDS encoding winged helix-turn-helix domain-containing protein; translated protein: MDDTASPRTGWTFLTNHARVLAAIARDPDIRVRDIAGRCMLTERAVQKIIADLESDGYLTHTRTGRTNTYEIPGGTSLRHPADAGPTVAALLALLSLDPGEKSSS
- a CDS encoding UbiA family prenyltransferase — encoded protein: MTRPVERRLRTPANRLRTLLAVARPPVFLLLAVYTALGLAGAGHPEDRLLLGRALVPVAAFLMFSVAVNDLADERIDRVNLPGDPRRPLVGAGALRAEMTAVAVVCAAVATAGGFLLGLGPGLVVTAGLLLSAGYSLRPVRLSDRGAVAALVLPGCYVAVPYLLGWLATAPPPHGRGLLLPAGLYVGFVGRILLKDFRDVRGDALFGKRTFLVRHGRVWTCRFSAAGWTVGCALMLAGAPSPAPALVAVSAVQLVTVLWLLRRLAAEAHPRREALLITAAAILGRGTLLALLAHESMLPLGWSPLACGAAQAALLALTLGQASVMLRHGPLVRLSVPVSGRPVVEGASRTAGV